The DNA sequence TCGGTATCTCCGAAGCGAAGTGGAGCCTGTACCCGATGGGCGGATCCGCGGTGCGACTGGTCCGCCAGATCCCCTACACGATCGCCTGCGACCTGCTGCTGACCGGACGGCACATCACCGCCGCCGAAGCGCTGTCCTATGGGTTGATCGGTTACGTGGTGCCAGACGGCTCTGCCCTGGACAAGGCCATCGAGATCGCCGAGGTGATCAACAACAACGGTCCGTTGGCCGTGCAGGCGATCCTCAAGACCATCCGCGAGACCGAGGGCATGCACGAGAACGAGGCCTTCAAGCCCGACACCGCCAACGGCATCCCGGTGTTCCTGTCCGAGGACGCCAAGGAGGGCCCGCGGGCGTTCAAGGAGAAGCGGGCACCGAACTTCCAGATGAAGTAGCCCGGGCCGTCTCGGCGGTCTTGGTTCGGTCGCGCTGGCTTCGACGGTCTGCTGCCCCGCCCGGCTGGTTCGGTCCGGGGAGGTCCGGTCGGCTGGTTCCGGCCCACGGCAGGTCCCGCCGGCTGGTTGCGGCCCACCCCGCTCGCCCAGCCCGCTCGCCCAGCCCGCTCGCCCACTGTGAATCCTCTGCGAAAATCCGCGCGATTATTCGCACTCACTTCACGCTCGACGCGCAGCGCTCGACGGACGGGGACAGGTCCGGTCGGCTGGTTCCGGCCCGGGGCAGGTTCGGTCGGCTGGTTCCGGCCCACGCCAACCAGCCCGCTCGCCCACCGTGAATCCTCTGCGAAAATCCGCGCGACATTTCGCACTCACTTCACGCTCGACGCGCGGCGCTCGACGGACGGGGGCAGGTCCGGTCGGCTGGTTCCGGCCCGCGGCAGGTCCCGTCGGCTGGTTCCGGCCCACGCAACCAGCCCGCTCGCCCACTGTGAATCCTCTGCGAAAATCAGCGCTACTTTTCGCACTCACTTCACGCTCGACGAACGGCGCTCGACGCAGAGACGCGAGGGCATGGACGCAGGGCATCAGCGCGGACGCAAGAGCGCACCGCCGCAGGGGCGCTACAGCACCCGGGCGGTGGGTGTGAACACGACCGGCATGGACTCCAGCCCGCTGACGAAGTTCGCCGGTCGCAGTGGCAGCGCGGTGTCGTCGGCCAGCCGCAGATCGGGCAGCCGCGACAGCACCTTGGTCAGCATGATCTTCAACTCGAGACGGGCCAGCTGGTTGCCCAGGCAGAAATGGGTGCCGAAACCGAAGGCCAGGTGACTGTTCGGGTTGCGATCGATCCGGAAGTTCTCCGGATCGCCGAACACCGACTCGTCGAAGTTCGCCGATTCGAACATCAGCATGATCTTCTCGCCGGCTTTCAGCGACGTGCCGTGGAACTCGGTGTCGGCGGTCAGCGTGCGGCACATGTTCTTCACCGGCGACGTCCAGCGGAGCATCTCCTCGATCGCCCCGGGCAGCAGATCAGGCTGCGCCACGAGCGCCTCCCATTGATCGCGGTGACGCAGCAGCTGCTCGGTGCCGCCCGACAGCGTGTGGCGGGTGGTCTCGTCGCCGCCGATCAGGATCAGCAGTGTCTCGAACACGATCTCGTCATCCGACATCCGCTGGCCCTCGACCTCGGCGTTGACCAGAACCGAGAACAGGTCGTCGGTCGGGTTGGCGCGACGGTCGGCGATCACCTCCATCGTGAACGCGGTGTAGGCGGCGAACGTGTCCATCAGCTTC is a window from the Mycolicibacterium poriferae genome containing:
- a CDS encoding cytochrome P450, yielding MTSTLSGLDVDLADGNFYADRNAREAYKWMRANQPVFRDRNGLAAATTYQALLDAERNPELFSSTGGIRPDQPGMPYMIDMDDPAHILRRKLVNSGFTRKRVMDKVPAIENLCDALIDAVCERGECDFVRDIAAPLPMAVIGDMLGVLPEERDKLLQWSDDLVCGLSSTVDELTIQKLMDTFAAYTAFTMEVIADRRANPTDDLFSVLVNAEVEGQRMSDDEIVFETLLILIGGDETTRHTLSGGTEQLLRHRDQWEALVAQPDLLPGAIEEMLRWTSPVKNMCRTLTADTEFHGTSLKAGEKIMLMFESANFDESVFGDPENFRIDRNPNSHLAFGFGTHFCLGNQLARLELKIMLTKVLSRLPDLRLADDTALPLRPANFVSGLESMPVVFTPTARVL